AGAACGGAAACAaacttcccctccctcccaccccacgaCCTGAATATTCACGAGAAGAGAAACACCAATTTATACAAAAacgcaataaaaaagaaatatttacaaatgaaaGGAACGCCTTCTCGGTGGCCGCTGTCAGAGGCATCTGACAAGCTGCCTTGTGTTCTGGATTGCAGATCGCTCTGttaatttgtttggtttcttttttttttttttttgttcttttcctttttgtccttgtaatgagagaagagggaaagaataaGAAGTTCCCTTACAAAGactctccccctcttccctccttaaTTTCCTCAgtgaaatataagaaaatattcCCCTCACCAACCCTGCCCACCTTCTTCTCACACTCTTTGACTTTACAGGCAAATAccaccctccccccgccccagctttaaaaaataaataaaataaataggtaaataaataaaaggcctTCTGTTggcttaaaaagagaaagataagaTAAAATCAACCAGGGTGCGGTGAGGAATGTGAGAGAGGTGGCTTTCAGCTCCAAGAAATGTGGCTCATAAAGACAGGGCTGCCATCGTCTTTCAGAGTCAgtccccagcagtgtccccatgCCCTCAGCACAGGGCTCTCTCAACCCTTCCCCTGGTGAGCCACGGTCATCGAGACACTAGGACAGACCCAGGATAAGCAGGAGACACTTTGCCATATctctcaggacaggagaggtcgGCCCACACCCCCACCTCAGGAGAAAGAAGACACATGAAAGGGGAGTTCAGCTTCTCACTCCTACCCCTGCTCCCTTTCCTTTAGTTTAACTTGCATCTAAAATGatacaatggaaagaaaaaaacccactctcaTCGATACTAGGTGCACCAGGAAAGCTGTCACTACAACTGCAGGGATGGGAAACCCTAGGCTATTCCAGCTTTGCACCTGTGCtagtatctctctctctcacacacacagaagcacacaTACACGTACACACGCATCTCGGCCTTGCACGTCTTGTCTTCAGCCCAAGTTTCCATGCTCTCTGGCGTTTATTCAAGCACACCCCTTCACAGGAAGACAAGCTGTGTACTTCCCTGTACATTCAATAgtaaatatacatatgtatttccCATAGGTGCGCACACCCTCCTCCTATTTCCACATGTGCAAGGAGGCATTGAAACAGTCcaccagcaccaccgccaccacaCTCACCctttcatggcattttttttcctctccagcacTATGCCAGCATTGGCAGAGGGCACCCTATTCTTTTTGTTCCAACCTGCTGAccaagggcagggagggcagaagGATGAAAACCCTTTTTTCCTTGCCCTCCTTGCTGAAAGGACATGGCAAAACAGGCTTGGTGTACCCTGAAGCAACAGTGACAAAACTCCCCACCTTTCCCTATTCTTTAGCTCTGTTCCACTGTGTTTGTTATCCAGACACCTTATAGGATTCtgagtttattttgctttctccacAGACATTTCAAGTATAAAGTTATCATATATACTCGCGTATAGGCTAACCCATACTATACACTGCTCCCACCCTTGAAGCATGTCACAACTAGTGAGCAATTCACAGCTAACGAACCAACCCTGCGCCCCTTTCCCCAAACTGCTCTCATTTCAGTGCAAACCAGAATCCTCTGTCAGAGATCCCAGCAGCCTCCCTGACTCCAGGGTTGCTTTCCCAAACTCAAACCCCACTTCCTTTCCGTCTCTCCCACTGGTCTGCCACAGATTCAACGGCTGTAATAGCCATGGTGAAACCATTAGCCAGACCTGCAGACAagccttctctccctccccccacaccccccaacaGACAATTCAAAATTTTAGCGTAAAATTTCTCAGCATATacgcaaatatatatatatatatatttcagccCTAAACCCCCATAGTCTTCACAAAATAATGTAACGAGAACCTCAGTATAGCTAACATATAAGTGCATCATCAAGTTAGTCGTGTTATTCCCCCTTCACTTTCTCCATGTCTTCAAACACTACTCTTTTCTAGGCAGTTTTAGGAAGAGTTGCCTGAGCAAGCGTATTTTCCTGCATGTCCATTACACTGCTTCTGCTGTCTCCTCCTgccacacacacacgtgtgtgtgcacatgccTTTCTCTGCCGGGAGCCAGCAAAAGTGAAACGCTAGAGTCACTGCCGCTCCCCCTCAGCCCACCTCTTCCCTGTCTTTTTCTCCGCTTCCTGAAATCACGAGCGAGGATATCCAACTCCGACGTCACTGTAAAGTGCAATGGCCAGGAATGGAGGAGAATGGGAGGAGCGAGAACatggaaaaagagataaaaggggaggggtgggaaagaggaggaggaagaggggaaaccAAAGAGGTGGCACTTGTCACCAGTGCTGCACTACTCGGAACTCCAGTATCCCACAAACTAAGGACGACTCAGGAGAGTAGCTGATGGGATTGATCCCACCCCACCCTCCCATGCTCCACATACACCCCCAGTCCCTCCCCGCGCTCTTCCCCTCTCACTCAAACGTCAGACTCAATACTGGAGAGTTTCTCATAAACATGCCCGTTGCTGGAGCCATTGAAAGccctggggtttttgttgttaGGCACACAGGGGTTGGACTGGTTCCCTATACAGATGTCCTTCTGGAAACGGGCTGGCACAGCCCCATGAAGGGCTGAGACCACCGGCTTGTTGGTGGTGACGATGGCTCGGAAGTCTGGCCTGGCTTTGGGCCCTCCTGCCACCACAGGCTGCCTGAAGAAATAAGATTTGCTGCCGTGGAGCAAGCATTGGTCATCCCCAAAAGTGGGGATGAAAGGGTTTTGGGTGACCCGGTCGGGGTAGAGCGACTTGCTGAGCATGTAgcccccgctgctgccggggTTGTTGTGGTGGTGGTAGCTGGTGGCGGGCACTGAGGACTTGTTGTTGGCAAAGGTGGTCTCACTGGCTGGCATCTCAAACATGTGGGCATAGGGGCTCCCCTCCAAAAAGCGGCCCTTGTCCTTGAGGCTGACGCTGCGGGGGGCCAGGGCCGAGTCATCCTTCTGCAGGTCCACAAAGGTGTCGTAGGAGTGCTGCCGGCGGAGCTTGTTGCGGTTCTTCTTCTGCACCTTGGAGGCAGAATTGGAAGGGCTCTGAGGATatttggaggaggaggtggcgctGGTGGCCACGGGCACAGGGGCAGGCTGCTGGTCCAGCTCTTGGAGCGAGTTGTCCTCACTGATGTCATACAGGTTGCCCGCTTTCTTGCAGGCCTCACAGCGGATGCAGGCCTGGCGGGTAGAGTTCTGCCCCACCACCGATGGCGTGTAGTTGTGCAGCTTAGAAGGGCAACCACGGCAGAAATTAGCCCCAGGCCGGTCCTCCCAGTCTAGGTTGGTCAGGTTCTTCTCCCACGGCGCCGGGACCCCGCTCACAACGCCATGCTTGTGCTCATTGCCTCCACCAAACTCGCCCGAGCCATGCTTGTGGTGGGCCCTGTTGGTGCAGGatccaccccctcctcctcccgtGTCGCGCTTAAACTCATCTCCCCGCTCTTTGTAGATATCTGTCAGGTCCACGTGTTCCCAGTGCGGTGAGTTCTCCTTGGCCCGAAACTGGTCCAGGTAGAAGTCCCGTAGCCCTTCCTTGTCCCTGAAGTAGCGCTTGTGGTCGGGCGAGCGGGGTGGGCGCCGGCGGTAGGCCAGCTCTATCTCATCAAACTCCCGACGGGACTTGGCAGAGGCTGGGCGCTTCTTCAGGCTGTCCTTGTACTGCTGCTTCCGCCGCTTGGCTGCGTTGCCCTCAATGTTGCCGTAGGTGACCGTGTGAGTGGAAATGTCAGAGACATCTGAGCGGATCAGATCATCGTGGGCCCCACTGCCCCCATAGCGGTCACTCTTGAAGGAGAACTTGCCATAAAGGTCGCCCAGCTGGCTGTGCTTGGCAGGGGGTAACCCCAGGTCCAAGGGCTTCTTCCCGATGGACCGCGACTGGGCGTTGAAGGGTGGGTTGTCACAGTCGTAGAGCCCATCAATGGAGCTGGTGCTGCCAATGCTGtgggggcggtggtggtggtggtagtggtccTGATACACATTGCTGTCCTTCAGCTGGAGGTTGCCAAAGGTCCTTTCCACCTCACTAATATAGTCACTAAAGAGGTTCTCCTCGCAGGGGGGGTTGTTGTAGGACTTGCAGTCTGAGTGGGTGAAGCTGCGGCGGTGCTCGGAGATATCGTAGACCGATGACTCGCGGCGGATAAAGTCCAGGGCACTCTGCGGTGAGCCATTAACCCCTGACAGGTTGGCCATGTTCTTGGCTGTCCGAAGCAGGCGGAGGATGTTGGAATGGGTGTTGTTCATAGTCGCCGTGGGGGAGTTCATTGCTGACTGGCGTTCCTCAATGGCCACGCCATGGATGCAGCTGTAGATACCCTGAAATGAGAGAAAGCAGGAAGGTGAGTGGTCCTGCAAAGAATACACGAAAGGGGACCTGAACTGGGAAGCACCCTGTGCAGCAACAGCATGTTCCTGTAGGACAGCAAGGCCTGTCAGCCTTCCATCATGAAGCacaatcaaatcaaatgaaatcaGACCTGGTCTACCGACCCTTGCTGTTCTGCCCCTCTTTCTTGCCCctcatattttttccttccactccagtactcttcctctgctttgcttCATGTCATATCTGTACGATGCAGGAGTACCTGCTTGCATCTCTAAGAGTTACTCAAATCTAGTAGGTGTAACATGGAAttgcaaatggggaaaataaTATCCTTGGGAACAAAAGCATCAAGACAAATGATTCTGTGTGGATGAGAGGAAGAAAGTCTGTTTTGACCCTTGAAATTCATCTGGACATCAGTGAATCAATGAGACAGGAGCTATCTTAGAAAGGGAACAGCTTCATTTGTCATAAACTTGGCTACATTAATCACCAGTACAGAttagaaaaggaaacagagaaagagcAGGACTGCCGAATAGGTATTTAGGTCTCTTGCATCTGGCTGAGTGAGGTACAATAgaatttttaattgcattctgtTAAATTTAACAGTGATAACAGGCTCCAAATTGACATCCCTGAAAGCGAAAGTCCTCTATTCAACCTCAAATCAGACAGCAGAAGTGCCTGATTCCTCCACATTCCCCACTAGCTCATTTCATCCATGACACAGACTGCTTGCAAGGGCTACCCACCCCTAGGAGCAAAAGGAAAGGGGCTCATTTATTCCCTGGCCTGCCAAATGGCACCTGCTGATTAATGTAAATTGTGAAATGGACACCATCACATCATGTTACTATGGTTTCTCAGCAGCTAGCAGATGATTAACACTTTTTAGACTTTTCACCAACCTGGCCCAGGTCTAACAGATAACCCCAGAATGAAAGAATCTGTACTTAGCTAAGGATCACCAAACACAATCCACCATCTCATCTCCAGACTAAACTAGGTTAGAAACTAACAATATAGAAGAGCGGCTGTGCCCCTGCATTCAAAAGGCTTTGTCATTTCTCCTCAACAATATGTTATGTAGCAATTACGTGCTCCTTGCACAATCAAAGCTAATTCTATTACATTGGACACTGAGGTAAAGAATGCTGAGATTTGACCTCACTTCAGAATGGATCAGGAGAAGGGACCAGTggcttgaaagaagaaaaaagcctccaAATGGGACACTGCTAGTTAATAGCAGAAAGATGACTCAGAAATTACTAGAATCTGccttaaatgtaaatattatacCCTAAGGCAGATTTGTATAAAGCAATTGCTAAGTTCATGTGGTCATCCTCTCTGGAAGGATTTCTGCATGGTTTAGGGCATGGCTTTTGGTTAGGGACTTCTGACTGTCCATGATAGCACACTTCTAGTTAACATAAGGTCAGCTGAACAGGTGTAATATAGAGGACGATGAAAAACTCCCGAATTTCTAATCATGTTATTCACCATTACTTGACTTATTGTCCCCAGATTTGGCCTCCTAACAACTCACTTTGGAGGACCAGACAGTTACAGTTAACTTCTCTTtatactgcattttcatttccatgtgaaatttccatttccatgACCATAATCCAGCAGAGACCAGAGATGTCACATTAGATGCTCTTGCAACATTAACAGTGAAAAGATGCCAGCCCTTATCCTGCAGACCACCACTCTATCCCACCTGTGTTTTAGACAGTCTTGGTGGATTTCCCCATCTCCAGTACCTAGGACTGTCTGAATAAATCCTCTGTTCCTCCCTGCTAGCTAATGACACTCACCCTGCTGATGGAGAAGACCACACCAGGCTTGCCAGAGCAGACGCCCATGAAGCAGTGGCGGAATTGCCAGTAGAAGAGATGCTCACAGATGAAGGTGATCAGACTGAGGGCCATGGCTGCTCCCAGCATGTAGAAAACACCTGCCATGTTATCTATATCCAGCTGGCTGCTCATAACCTCGTTCTTCTCATTGTGACAAATGCCAGTGAGCCACAGcgcttccagctcctccatctcccctagaaagacagagagaaggaaagaaacaggttAGCCAGCCCTGCAATGGCTAAAGAGCTCAAGCTGGGGTAGATTGAAAGCAAGAAGCTGATCTAAGGTCATTTCCAGTGGCCATGCTCTTTTTCCACATCTATTACGTCCATGAAATATCCTGATTGCCCTTCTGATAGGGGCAGGTGCAATTTGTCACAGGGAAGGCAACAGGGTTTTTCCACAGTCAGGTATTAGCCACAAAAAGCTgtaccacaggacacagctgtcACACTTGTCAAATAGCTACAGTGAGATCCTGAAAAAGTTGTCCACCAGATAACTGAAGACCTGGCCTCACAAACTTCCACTTTCATATTAGGTCAATGAAGGGAAAAATCAGTGACTGATACTAGTAGACAAAAATGAGCCACTTCTAAATGAAAACATTGTACATTTCCAGCTCAAAATtcaaaatgttgggtttttttttaaatcaaaatgtctgATTTTGAATTTGTTTCCATCATATCCATAGCTCATTAAAACTAGGTGCAATGTTCCCGAAAATATTAGTGCatttttacctgtttttcttccctccaatTTTGTCCAAATTCAACACTTCCAAGCCCCTTGACCAAtcaaaaatattactaatttGTATCAGCTAGGAACAAATGTTCTGTAGTCTAATTTCATACCCCACTTACTCCCATTATGGTATTTTcatgaggggagagagagagaaacacataCTGAGACATTCAGAAACAAACTAATTTTGCAGGTTGGCAATTCTTTTCATGCTGTTAGGAAAGTtagtttttcacattttcaacCTCCAGGCCAGtgacaggggggaaaaaatccgTATATTTATGTGGCGCCATAGCACAGTCTTTAAAGCTTTATGGAGAACTTAtatctttttctgaaataatacatATTAGGCTGTTTAGAAGACAGAACACCCTATCCATCAGGTGGCCAATTTTCTGCTGAAGTATATCAGAGCTATGTTCGTTCCATATTTATTATGCCATATGTTactttcagatttcagaaaaaaataaatacttataaataaaataacctgtgaattttatttattcaaaaaaaGGACATAGCAAGATGTAATATGGAATGGAAAGGGAAagccagagaaatattttctaagaaGGAATTACTTATctcatgaataatttttttttcataataacaaTTTATCTGTAAAGGATGAGAATAATTAGGTAACTATAATGTTCTGATTAAAAACTCACTCCAAAATATGCTTCTGAGTTGCAAGTCCTTCCGTGGTTCTTTTTAAGTTTTGGAAAATCTGAGTTAACTCTTTCATCCAGAAATATTTATCCTTTAATTTTGTAAACTCTGTATGGCTTGATCCTGTCTAGAACTATAAAGCATGGGATGACCACAGAAAGTCCAATATAATTAGTGGGTTTGGTCATGGCAAAACCTCAAAGGTACTGAAAAGTTCACAAGAGAAATCTCGTTTTTACAAGACATTCTTCACACAAGATATTTTTCCAACACACATCTGAGCTGGTTCTATGAAGCCTTTAGAGCTTTTGACATTGCTTTTGACAATACTGCTACCCTGCCTCAAGAACATAAAACAAGTGACATCCTCACATTTTTGGTGTAATGCCTCTAACAAACTCTTGTTAATAATCTCCTGTTCTCGACTCAAATCTGAAGCACCAGAGGTAGGAACTTCTATTTCTTACATGCAAAACTTGGTATTTCTTAGGAAAACTCCAACTCCTCTTTTTCTTGTCGCTTACCATCTCCAAAAAGCTGTAGAATGGCAAGATCAACCTGGCGCTTCCAGCCTGAGTCCTTTTGGATGGCAATGCCATAGCCGGTGGAGGCAAACACTTTCCCACTCCCAATCGTCACCAGCTTGCAGCCTTCATCTCTGCCAGCCATGTAGTTTAGCACTGCTGCATCATAAATGAAAGCATCCAACTTCCTGCACAGGTACAAGAAATAAGAGGGGTATAGTTACAGAACAGATAGAATCTGTATGAGTTCAAAGGTGTTCTCGGGTAATTAAGGCAGAAACAAACCTCTTTCAGATAGACTACAATAGGTTGCATCTTCACCTTCATCAGAGTTAACTAAAATCTGAGCCCAAAAACTCGTTTACAGGTGAAGCTAGATTATAAATTAGGACTGTCTATTTCTTTCTGACTCTTTGATAATCATAATTTctgatctgaaagaaaatttgGAATACAAACATACTGCAAGATAAAGATGAATGAAGAGCAAGTCAGGGGGATCTATAGTCCTAAGAATAGCTTGTATTTCTGTACTGCCTTTCATCTCAAAGGAAcctaaaatgctttataaaatgtaTCAATATTAGATAGCAAAGTAGGGGTTGGAGTAAGGGAAAGATTATCTCCAATTCAAACCGCTGGCATGACTTAGCTgagcaaaatgtcattttttttcaaattaaatatagTCAGGACATCATGTTTAACTCCTCGGTTACTGTGAAAAGCAGTACTGGATCTTTACCAATGTCAAGTGGCCACGAAGGCAGCTTTATGGTTTACCATGCTGAGTAGCTCTTTGGTAAAGAGTGCTTAGCtgaaaaccacaagaaaaaaatctgtttcaacacAGAGAAATCCCCATTAAGGGCTGGGATGGGTAGACAGCACAACAGACTGATGAGAGCCTTCCTTGCACTGCAACAAATTGATTTGGGTGTGGGGAGCAGTCTCAGGGGGCTGCATCTTCTACATAACCAAAGACAGCCGACGAGTAAATCCTCCCACTAGATCTGAAATGAAGCACTTTCTGATAAAAGACCAAAGACCTTCCACCTTGCACATTCTCACACCCACGCTATCTTTTCAATCCACCTCCTGTACATATATTTCCAGTATGGTGATTATCTCAGTTCAAGTGCGTATCTGTGGGGAATTCTGTGGGGAAGGGTGGATATGAAGCCAGGATGACATCTACTGCAAGTGATGAGCTCTATTTCATCCATATATTTCCAGGACAGAGCATATTTATTTCCTGGATGATGACTATCCT
The genomic region above belongs to Mycteria americana isolate JAX WOST 10 ecotype Jacksonville Zoo and Gardens chromosome 1, USCA_MyAme_1.0, whole genome shotgun sequence and contains:
- the GRIN2B gene encoding glutamate receptor ionotropic, NMDA 2B — encoded protein: MRPRVECYSPRFWLVLAVLATTGSGAHAQKSHPSIGIAVILVGTSDEVAIKDAHEKDDFHHLSVVPRVELVAMNETDPKSIITRICDLMSDRKIQGVVFADDTDQEAIAQILDFISAQTLTPILGIHGGSSMIMADKDESSMFFQFGPSIEQQASVMLNIMEEYDWYIFSIVTTYFPGYQDFVNKIRSTIEHSFVGWELEEVLLLDMSLDDGDSKIQNQLKKLQSPVILLYCTKEEATYIFEVANSVGLTGYGYTWIVPSLVAGDTDTVPSEFPTGLISVSYDEWDYGLPARVRDGIAIITTAASDMLSEHSFIPEPKSSCYNTQEKRIYQSNMLNRYLINVTFEGRNLSFSEDGYQMHPKLVIILLTKERKWERVGKWKEKKLQMKYYVWPRFELYPDSEEREDDHLSIVTLEEAPFVIVENVDPLSGTCMRNTVPCQKRIVTENKTDEEPDYMKKCCKGFCIDILKKISKSVKFTYDLYLVTNGKHGKKINGTWNGMIGEVVTKRAYMAVGSLTINEERSEVVDFSVPFIETGISVMVSRSNGTVSPSAFLEPFSADVWVMMFVMLLIISAVAVFVFEYFSPVGYNRCLADGREPGGPSFTIGKAIWLLWGLVFNNSVPVQNPKGTTSKIMVSVWAFFAVIFLASYTANLAAFMIQEEYVDQVSGLSDKKFQKPNDFSPPFRFGTVPNGSTERNIRNNYPEMHSYMVKFNQRGVDDALFSLKTGKLDAFIYDAAVLNYMAGRDEGCKLVTIGSGKVFASTGYGIAIQKDSGWKRQVDLAILQLFGDGEMEELEALWLTGICHNEKNEVMSSQLDIDNMAGVFYMLGAAMALSLITFICEHLFYWQFRHCFMGVCSGKPGVVFSISRGIYSCIHGVAIEERQSAMNSPTATMNNTHSNILRLLRTAKNMANLSGVNGSPQSALDFIRRESSVYDISEHRRSFTHSDCKSYNNPPCEENLFSDYISEVERTFGNLQLKDSNVYQDHYHHHHRPHSIGSTSSIDGLYDCDNPPFNAQSRSIGKKPLDLGLPPAKHSQLGDLYGKFSFKSDRYGGSGAHDDLIRSDVSDISTHTVTYGNIEGNAAKRRKQQYKDSLKKRPASAKSRREFDEIELAYRRRPPRSPDHKRYFRDKEGLRDFYLDQFRAKENSPHWEHVDLTDIYKERGDEFKRDTGGGGGGSCTNRAHHKHGSGEFGGGNEHKHGVVSGVPAPWEKNLTNLDWEDRPGANFCRGCPSKLHNYTPSVVGQNSTRQACIRCEACKKAGNLYDISEDNSLQELDQQPAPVPVATSATSSSKYPQSPSNSASKVQKKNRNKLRRQHSYDTFVDLQKDDSALAPRSVSLKDKGRFLEGSPYAHMFEMPASETTFANNKSSVPATSYHHHNNPGSSGGYMLSKSLYPDRVTQNPFIPTFGDDQCLLHGSKSYFFRQPVVAGGPKARPDFRAIVTTNKPVVSALHGAVPARFQKDICIGNQSNPCVPNNKNPRAFNGSSNGHVYEKLSSIESDV